The Acinetobacter shaoyimingii DNA segment AGTTATGCAGGTGAAGTACAAGCCCGACAGCAAGCTACACTTGCTTTTCGCGTGACAGGACACATTACCAAACGTTATGTTGAGGTTGGAGATCGTGTTACAGAAGGACAACTATTGGCAGAACTGGATGTCAAAGATGCTCAGCTGCAACTCAATGTGTCAAAAGCGCAATTGGAAAATGCGCGTTCGGCCGCAAAAAATGCTGAACAAGAACTCAATCGTTATAAAGATTTATTGCCGATCAATGCCGTTAGCCGATCTCAATACGATGTGGTGGATAATCAATACAAAGCGGCAATTTCAGCACTCAAACAAGCTCAAGCCAACTATAACGTCAGTTTAAATCAAACACATTATAACCAGTTGCGTGCGACAAAAAATGGTGTGATTACCCAACGTGATATCGAAATTGGACAAGTGGTGGCTGCAGGGCAAGCAGCCTACCAATTGGCAATCGATGGTGATCGTGAAGTGGTGATTGGTGTACCTGAGCAAGCGGTTTCCAAGATGCAAGTAGGTCAAGCGGCATGGGTGACATTATGGTCAGCACCAGAACAACGTTTCGCAGCAACAGTACGAGAAATTTCACCTGCTACAGATCAGTCTCGTACTTTTCGTGTCAAAGTGGCTTTGAAAGAAGGGCAATCGCAAATTCAATTGGGGCAAAGTGCACGTGTCTATTTTTCAGAAAATCAAGACAATGTCATCAGCGTACCTTTAGCCAGTATTTCTGCAAAACAGAATCAGGCCTATGCATGGGTGGTTAAACCTGATCACACTTTACATAAAGTTGATGTAAAGCTCGGCGCATATGGGCGTGATTCGGTATCTGTCATCTCTGGATTAAATGCCTCGAATTGGGTCGTCGTGGGGGGCGTGCACTTACTTCGAGAAGGGCAGAAGATCAATCCTATTGATCGTGATAACCGTGCTGTGAATATTCAATCAGGAGCAAAATAATGGGCTCTAGAATGAATTTCAATTTGTCAGAATGGGCATTGAACAATAAAGGTCTAATCCTTTACTTCATGATTCTGATGGGCATCGTTGGGCTATATTCATACGCTAAACTTTCTCAAAGCGAAGACCCGCCATTTAGCTTTAAAGTGATGGTGGTACAAACCTACTGGCCGGGAGCAACGGCTGAAGAGGTCTCTCTACAAGTCACCGATCGCATCGAAAAAGAGCTCATGAGTACTGGCCTGTACGAGCGTGTAGTTGCTTATTCAAGACCTGGCGAATCGATGGTGACTTTTATTGCTAAAGATTCTTTAAAGTCGCATGACCTTCCCAATGTCTGGTATCAGGTTCGTAAAAAGGTCAATGATATCAAGCATAAATTACCCAGCGGTGTACAAGGTCCTTTTTTCAATGATGAGTTTGGCGACACCTTCGGTAATATTTATGTCCTCACGGGACAAGACTTTGACTATGGTATTTTAAAAGAATATGCAGATCGTTTGCAGTTACAACTGCAACGGGTCAAAGATGTCGGTAAGGTCGATTTAGTTGGACTGCAAGATCAAAAAATTTGGATTGAACTTTCAAATACCAAAGCTGCACAACTGGGTATTCCAATTTCATCTATACAAGACGCATTACACAAGCAAAATGCCATTGCCAGTGCGGGTTTTTTTGAAACACCGTCGGATCGAATTCAGATCCGTGTCAGTGGTGCGTTAAGCGATGTTGATGAACTAAAAAAAATGCCACTTTTGGTGGGCAATAAAACCATCCAATTGGGCGATGTGGCTGAAGTCTATCGTGGTTTTAGTGAACCTGCACAGCCGCGTATGCGCTTCATGGGTGAAAATGGCATTGGTATAGCAGTATCTATGCGTAAAGGCGGAGACATCATAGCTTTAGGGAAAAATCTAGAAACAGAATTTACACGGCTACAAAAAAGCTTGCCCGTTGGTATGTCGCTGAAAAAAGTATCTGATCAACCTGTTGCGGTACAACGCAGTATTCATGAGTTTATTAAAGTTTTAGCAGAAGCGGTCATTATTGTTCTATTGGTGAGTTTCTTCTCTTTAGGTTTTCGTACAGGACTCGTGGTTGCTTTCTCCATTCCTTTGGTTTTAGCCATGACTTTTGCTGGCATGAATTTATTTGACGTTGGCTTACATAAAATTTCTTTGGGTGCACTGATTTTAGCGCTCGGTCTGCTGGTCGATGATGCGATTATTGCCGTTGAAATGATGGCCATTAAGATGGAACAAGGCTATAGCAGATTAAAAGCAGCAGGCTATGCATGGACATCTACCGCTTTTCCCATGCTGACTGGTACCTTAATTACCGCAGCAGGGTTTTTACCGATTGCGACGGCTGCGTCAAGTACTGGAGAATATACCCGCTCGATTTTCCAAGTTGTGACTATTGCACTGGTGGTATCATGGTTTGCTGCTGTACTTTTTGTGCCTTATCTGGGCGATAAATTACTGCCAGATTTTAATCAAACCTTACAAAAAGCACCGTGGTATCAGCGTTTATGGGCAAGGTTAAGGAAGCAACCCGAACCAACACCTGTGCTACATCATCAAGACGGACATCATGATCCCTATCAAACCAAGACTTATCAAAAATTTAGATCGGTGGTGAATACCTGTTTGACTTATCGTAAAACGGTCATTGCTGCTACGGTAGGCATTTTTGTACTGTCGATTTTAATGTTTAAACTGGTTCCTCAGCAATTTTTCCCACCCTCAAACCGAGCCGAAATTCTGGTTGATTTAAAGTTAGAGGAAGGCGCGTCATTGACTGCTACGGAACAAGCCGTAAAACAAGTTGAGAAGTTTTTGTCGACGCAAAAAGGGATTGATAACTATGTGGTTTATGTGGGCACAGGTTCTCCACGATTTTATTTGCCACTGGATCAACAGCTTCCACAAGCAAGTTTTGCTCAGTTTGTGGTGCTGGCATCGTCATTGGATGATCGGGATCAAATTCGTAAAGAATTAGGTGAAAAAATTAAGCAGCTGTTGCCACATGTACGTACACGGGTGTCATTATTGGAAAATGGCCCACCAGTGGGATATCCAATTCAGTTCCGTGTTTCAGGTGAAGACTTACATACAGTACGTCAACGTGCAGAAGTGGTCGCTAAAGCGGTGAGTGAAAATCCAAATACCACCAATGTGCACTTAGATTGGGGTGAACCAAGTAAGATTATTTCCTTAGAGATTGATCAAGACCGTGCTCGCCAAATGGGTGTGACCAGTCAGGACTTAGCAAACTTCTTAGACAGTTCAGTCAGTGGTGCAGTGATTAATCAGTATCGTGAAAAACGAGAACTGATTGATATTCGTTTAAGAGGGAATCAGGCTGAACGCATAGATGTTGCTTCATTAGAAAGTTTAGCCGTGCCAACTGCAAAAGGGACGACGGTACCTTTGGCACAAATTGCTCAGATTCAATATCGTTTTGAAGATGGTTTGATTTGGCATCGTAACCGTTTACCGACGATTACCGTGCGTGCTGATATTCGTACGCAGTTACAACCTGCGACTGTGGTGGGAGAGTTATCTGAAAAAATCGAAAAAATTCGCGCTGAATTACCAAGTGGTTATTTGGTTGAAGTTGGTGGCACAGTAGAAGAATCTGCCCGAGGGCAAAAATCGGTGAATGCAGGTATGCCACTATTCTTGGCAGTGGTGTTTACTTTATTGATGATTCAACTCAAAAGTATTTCACGTTCTGTTATCGTTTTTCTAACAGCACCCTTAGGTTTAATTGGTGTGGTGTTATTTTTGTTGATATTCAATAAACCATTCGGCTTTGTGGCAATGTTAGGTACGATTGCATTATCTGGCATGATTATGCGTAATTCACTCATACTGATTGATCAGATTGAACAAGATATTCGTGCTGGACAGGCAACATGGGATGCAATTTTGGATGCAACGGTACGCCGTGCACGTCCAATTATCCTCACTGCAATGGCTGCTGTACTGGCAATGATTCCATTATCAAGGAGTATTTTCTTTGGACCAATGGCAGTTGCGATCATGGGTGGATTGATTATTGCCACGCTATTGACCCTATTTTTCTTACCAGCGCTCTATGCGGCATGGTTTAAGGTGCAAAAAGAAACAAAAAGGACCTAGATTTTGTGGATATTAGGTGCGAAAAATTGAAAAATTCAATATAGTAGTCCTAGTTTTTACACAAAATAACATGAGTGACGTATTGCATAAAAGAAGATGACCATGCAATACGTTGAGGTCGAAAGTATCCATGGGGAAAGATAATCTTTCTAGACAGCGACGTAATATTTCACTGTCCTATTTTTTCATGTTTTTGGGTTTGTTGACCATCGTGAGTGTGCTGATTTCTTATTGGTTAGCACGCAAAGTTGCGAAAATTGACAATTCTGAAGTATGGATTAAAACGCATAGTCTATGGATTATGCGTAATGTTGTTATTTTCCTAATTTTAGCTGTATTTGCTTCATTGTGGTTTATTCCAGCGCATTTTATATACTGGGATAGTGTGATTTGGGTAAAAAGCTGTACAGTCATTGGTGTATTTTTTAGTGGCATTGCATGGTTATATTTAATTAATCAGTGGTTGAAAGGCCTAATTAAATATATGCAAAAGAAAGCTGTTTTTTAACAGCAAAATTTGAGGAAAACGCAGCGCATTTAAAATAATTATGTACAGCGACTTGTAAAATTAAAATAATACCCCAACATACTTCGCAGTGAAGTAAAATCAAATTCTGTGGAGCATCGCCAGACATGGCTAAACGTGATTATTATGAGGTTTTAGGGGTATCTAAATCCGCTAGTGATGATGAAATTAAAAAAGCCTACCGTAAGTTGGCGATGAAATATCATCCAGATCGTAACCCTGACAACGCCGAAGCTGAAGAAAAATTCAAAGAGGCTTCTGAAGCTTATGAAGTACTTTCTGATGGCGAAAAACGCAGCATGTACGACCGTATGGGACATAGCGCTTTTGAAGGTGGTATGGGCGGTGGTGGTGGCTTCGGTGGTGGTTTTAGCGCAGAGGACATCTTTAGCCAGTTTGGTGATATTTTTGGTGGCGCATTTGGCGGTGGCGGTCGTAGCCAACAACGTCAAAGACGTGGCTCAGACTTACGCTATGTCATGGAATTGACCTTAGAAGAAGCAGTTAAAGGCGTTAAAAAAACCATTACCTTTACTGCACCAGCACCTTGCGAAACGTGTAATGGTAAAGGTTCTAAAAATCCAAATGATGTTGAAACCTGTAAAACCTGTCACGGTGCGGGTCAAGTCCGTATGCAACAAGGTTTCTTCTCAGTTCAACAAACCTGTAGCACTTGTCGTGGTCAAGGTAAAATCATTAAAAACCCTTGTAACACCTGTCATGGTACAGGTGTAAAAGATCGTCAACAAACGCTTGAAGTAACGATTCCTGCAGGTGTAGATAATGGCGATCGCGTGCGCTTAACAGGCAAAGGTGAAGCAATTCGTGATGGTCAATCTGGTGATTTATACGTTGAAGTGAATGTTCGCGAACATGAAATCTTCCAACGTGATGGTGCAGACTTGTATATGGATGTGCCAATCAGCATTGCTGATGCAGCTTTGGGTAAAGAGATTGAAATTCCAACACTGGATGGTCGTGTAAGCCTAAAAGTGCCAGAAGGTACTCAAACAGGCAAAATGTTCCGTTTACGTGGTAAGGGTGTAAAACCTGTACGTACCAGCATGCAAGGTGATTTACTTTGCCGTGTTGTTGTTGAAACACCAGTTCATTTAACTTCACGTCAGCGTGAGTTGTTGAAAGAATTACAAGACAGTCTTGATGGTGAAGACAGCAAATCTTCTCCAAAGAAAAAATCATTCTTTGATCGTTTATTTGACTGATTTTAAGACATTTGAAAAAGCCCGACCTTGAGTCGGGTTTTTTTATACTTAACTTTTATATTTCATTAAAAATCATAATCTCAACGATCAATATACAAATCCTGATCAATCTCTTTTAAGCCTTAACATGCTTTCAGCAAGATTTTTTTATCTCTGTTCTGCAGATTTTTGACGACAGAATCAAAATCTTTCTGCTCTCTATTTTGGCTTAGTTTTGACTGAGCTTGAATTTTGGAAATATTAATTTCGAAAACAATCAAGTGATTTAATTGCTCCATTAAATATTCTCTAGGGGCATCAGACATTTTCCATCCAGAATCGCCATTTACTTGTTGTTCACTTATTTTCGTTAACATGCCAATAGCGGCTAACTTACTTTTGGTATCTGTAAAATATGAAATATTTCCATATATGTGAACCACTTGATAATTCCAAGTAGGTACTTTTTTGTGATCCTCAAATTTACTTGGATAGTCATTTGCTGAAATATATGCATCTTCTCCTTTGAATATACAGAGAACTTCTTCAGCATCAGAAACAAGCGTTTTCATGTCATTAACCATTGCGATATGCCCGACTAGGACATGATTACTTTTCATTATTAAGGGCACATGTGTGGCGATAAGACCCTTTGCAGTATTTGCGACGATACAAGCTAAAGGGTAATTTTTAATTAGATTTGCTATTTCTTCTGTTCGTACTTCTTGGAAATCATGTGGAATATACATTTATGTTCAGGGCTCACCGTTTAATCAAAAGTAGAATTTTTGTGGGTTGGAATATCACTGGATTGTTTTGAATTTCATGCAATGAATATAATCAAAATTCTACGAAAAGTTCTATTTATTATAGATGGTGTTATAGATGAGGACTGCACAATAAAAAGGAGATCATTTCGATCTCCTTTTTGTATTAGGTTAAATGATTAACCTTGTGCATCAATGCTTTGACCATTCAGACCAATACTGTCTTCACCCATCAAATACAAATATGCAGGCATAATTTGTTCAGGAGTTGCCAAGGTTTTCGGATCTTCTTCAGGATAAGCCTTAGCACGCATGGCAGTACGGGTTGCACCAGGGTTAATACAGTTAAAGCGAATATTGGGATGTACATTTTCTTTGGCAAAAATCTGACTGACCGCTTCAATGGCAATTTTAGACACCGAATAAGCACCCCATTTCGCACGTGCTTCACGACCTACACCAGAGCTTGCAAATACCACCGAGGCATTATCAGATTTTTGCAATAACGGTAGAAGTTCTTGAGTTAAAACAAAGGGTGCACGAAGGTTGACTGCCATCACATCATCCCATTCTTCGATAGGATAGTGAGCAAGTTCAGTACGTTCACCTAAAATACCTGCATTATGCAAAATACCATCTAGACGACCAAATTGCTGTGCAAGGGTATCAAACAACAATTCATAGTCATGAGAAGTCGCTGTAGACAGTTGTAAGGGCAGGATAGCAGGTTGCGGTGCACCTAAACTTTCAATTTCATCATAAATGACTTCAAGTTTATTGATGGTGCGTCCATGAAGTACCACGGTTGCACCGTGTAAGGCATAGCTCATCGCTGCTGCACGACCAATACCATCACCAGCGCCTGTAATAAGAATGATCTTATCTTTCAGTAGGTCTGGGCGGGGTTGATATTCTGAATAATTCATGGCGCCTCCTATCATTATTTTTGAAAGTGAAAAATTTATTGTTTAAGTGATATTCACCAATTGCGAAACGACTTTATGTAATTCTTGTACAGTATTCACTATACAATCTGCATGCCAAGCTGTTAAGTCATCTTTGTGTTCTAATGGTAAATAACCATAGGCTGCAAGGATGGTATACATGTTGGCATTGCGTCCCGCATCGATATCACGTGGGTGATCACCCACATAAATACAGTCTTTCGCATTGACATGAATCTGTTGAGCGGCAAGGTACATTGGCTCAGGATCAGGTTTAGTTTTGCTGACATCTTCAGGGCAAACCAAAACAGCACAACGTTCTGTCAGATTCAATGCTTTAAGCAATGCTTCACTCAGCCAACGGGGTTTATTGGTAACAATTCCCCAAGGAATCTGATGAGACTCAAGCGCTTCAAGCAATGGATACATGCCGTCAAACAGATCTGTATCTACAGCAATATTTGCACCATAAATATCTAAAAAACGCTGACGATGAGCCAAAAACACAGGGTCATTGACATCCAATTCAGGATACACCAATTTGACCATTGCACGTGCGCCTTCAGACACTTGCGTGCGAATCAGAGCGGCATCGACCACGTCACGATTTTCTTCACGGCACATATTTTGAATGATGCGAATAAAATCTTGAGCGGTGTCGATTAAAGTGCCATCTAAGTCGAAGAGAACTGCTTTCATTCAGCAGTCTCTGGAGTTTCATTTTGAGTGTAAACCATATAGTTTACATCGACATTTGGCGCTAACCAGTAGTGTTTAGTCAGTGGGTTATAGTGTAGACCAGTCATGTCTTTGAGTTTTAAACCTGCACTGCGAATATCATGTGCCAATTCTGATGGCTTAATAAATTTGTGGTAATCGTGTGTGCCTTTTTTCAATAAACGAAGCACATATTCGGCACCAATAATCGCAAATAAATATGATTTTGGATTACGGTTAATGGTCGAGAAAAACACATGACCGTTCGGTTTAACCAATTTTTGGCAAGCTTGAATAATCGATGCAGGATCTGGCACGTGTTCAAGCATTTCCATACACGTCACGATGTCATACTGACCTGCTTGTTCTTCGGCAAGTTGTTCAACAGGAACTTGGCGATATTCAATATTGGTGACATTTTCTTGTTCTGCATGTAAACGTGCGACATTTAAAGGTGCTGCACCCATGTCAATGCCGAGTACTTCCGCGCCACGGCGTGCCATGCTTTCAGCTAAAATACCACCACCACAGCCCACATCTAGAATCTTTTTGCCTGTTAAGCCACCAGAATGCTCATCAATCCAGTTTAAACGTAAAGGATTGATTTGATGTAATGGTCGGAACTCAGAGTGCTGATCCCACCATATTGCAGCAAGCGCTTCAAATTTAGCAATTTCTTGTGGATCAACATTGAGTTGTGACATTAGAGTGACCTCAGAAAAATGTACGATGATGTACTGTGTTATAAATTAAAGATAAAGTATATCGCTCTTAGTGTAGCGTTTCTTCGAAAAAAAGCGATAAATCGTGTAAAAAAGTTCACAGAAGGAAAACGAATTTCTCATAATTGATTTATAGTGAACTCATAAGCTAAACAAAATGATTTAGAGGAAAAACAACTCAATGAAAAAATTGATATTAGGCAGTGTTGCCGCAGCGGTTATGGCATTTTCTGCAACGACAATGGCGGCAAATTTTACTGCAGGTAAAGACTATACAGTGGTGGAAAAACCAATCAAAGTGTCTAAACCAGGTAAAATTGAAGTCCGTGAGTTCTTCTGGTATGGCTGTCCGCACTGCTTTACATTAGAACCCCATATGCAGGCTTGGCTGAAGAAGATTCCGAAAGATGTGAATTTTCTTCGTACACCTGCTGCCATGAATCCTGTTTGGGAGCAGGGTGCTCGTGGTTATTATACCGCTGAAGCACTAGGAGTACGAGTCAAAACACATTTGCCATTATTCCATGCAATACATGATGGTAATCAGCAAATTTTTGACCAAAAATCTCAGGCAAAATTCTTTGCGAAGTATGGTATATCTGAAGCTAAGTTTAACACCACATTTAACTCTTTCCCGATTACTGCCAAAGTTGCCGAATCTAATAAACTTGCAGCACAGCTACAGTTAACGGGTGTGCCAGCAATTGTGGTCAATGGTAAATATATTGTTCAAGGTGAAGATGCTAAAGTGACGCAAGTGGTTGATTACTTAATTCAAAAAGAACGTAAAGCGAAATAAAAATATCTTGTAAAAAACCCGCTGATTTAGCGGGTTTTTTTATGTTTTAAATTTTAGTGTTGATCACAGCTTATGAGGCCTCATGTATAGAAGTTTTCCAATGCATAATGCCGCGAAGAATTAAATAAACTTGATTGACGGTTTGCTTTTTTAGCACCAGTTTTTGTAGCTCAAGTTCCATGCCTTCGTATTGGCGAGCCAAATTGATCCATGACATTGCCCAAGTAAAACACAAATTAATGATAATACTGGAGAGCATTTTTAAATCATTGTGTTCTTCAAAATTTTGCACGATTTCCAATTTTTTCAGTTCATCTGCAAAGTCGATATTTAGGCAATCAATTTCACGAGCAATGGAGCGTCTCACCATTTCTGATCCACCCCAACGTTCTGCAATCATAAACATCCATTGTTTTGGGTTTTGATCGATGGCATTGAAAAATGAATCAATACTATTTTCAGCTTTGATTTCAGGTTGAGCTAAACCTTGTGCCAATTGATGTAGGACTGCTTTTAAATAAAGTGCAACTTGGTCGACCAACTCTTTGCCTAATTCTTCCATGTCTTGGAAATGACGATAAAACGCCGTAGGGACTAATCCTACTTCTCTTGCAACTTCACGCAGGCTAATGCTACTGAAAGAACGGCCAGACGTGCTTAAATCGAGCGCAGCATCAAGTAAAGCCTGACGACTTTGTTGTTTACGTTCATCTCGAAGAGACATGGCGCTACCTATTTTTCATAATCTTAATGAGTCTATCAAAATTTTAAACATTAAACGACGAAAATCAGTGAACAGGTGTTGACTCAAATTGAAAATAGATATAGTGTACAACTGTTCACTATTAGAACATATGTTCACTCAAACAAAATGAAGCACAAAGAGGAACGATATGAGCAGTTATACAAGTTACAAACCTGAATGGATCAGAGAAGATTTTGTTGATTTTATTGCTGAAAAAATCAATCCGACTTGGGCATGGAAGAAAGTCAAAGCGTCTGTTGTTGAAGTAAAGGCATTGAGTGAAGATTTCTTTTACATTCGACTTAGACCAAATAGCAACTTTAAACATGATCAGCTTGAAGCAGGTCAGAATATTTTAGTGACCGTTTTGGTTGCAGGTGTGCATGAGCAAAGAGCCTATTCTATTTTAGAGTATTTGGAAAATGGTGATATCACCATTGCAGTGAAAGTGCAGGGTATTGTTTCAAAAGCATTATCTCAAATGCAAATGGGAGAAGTCCTAGAAATCTCTCAGCCGCAAGGAGACTTTACACTTGAGCCTGTAGATCAAGATCATCCATCCATTTTGTTGATTGCCTCTGGTAGTGGTATTACAGCTATTTATTCATTACTCAGGGCGGCTTTGCTCAAAGATTTTAAAAGTATTGATTTGATTTATTTTACCCGAGACGATGCGTTTCACGTGGAGCTTGAGCAGTTAGCACAGCAATATCCGCATTTAAACTACCATCATGTCAATACGGTTAAAACGCAACGACATTTTGATTTATCACTGCTGGAGCGATTTGTTCCAGAGTTTCAAAGCTACATGACTTATGCATGTGGTTCGGTCTCAATGATGAACAGCATTCAAGAGATTTACCAACAACGTGATTTATTGCCACGTTTGAAACAAGAATATTTTCAAATAATAGTGGATGAAAACTTAGCAAGCCAACCCGTCGAATTTGTACGGGCACAGCAATCCTTTCAAGCACATGGGAGCTTATTGGACAGTGCCGAACAAGCGGGTCTAAAACCTGCATCAGGTTGTCGTATGGGCGTATGTAATACCTGTACATGTACCAAAGTCAGTGGATCAACCAAAAACATGCTGACCGGTGAAATCAATCATGATGCCAATACTCAAATTAAGCTGTGTATTAGCCAAGCCATCAGTCCTGTCGTGATTAATTTATAAAACCGACACAGATCATTCGCAGCCAATACACATCGCTAAAATAGTCGAGAATAAAAAATGAACATGATCGTAAATTTTGCCAAAACCAGTAAGTCGAAAACATTAAGTCCTGAACAAATTGAAGCATTTGGTCGCCGTGTCGAAGAAATTCGCCGTGAAGTGATGGAAGATCTTGGTGAAAAGGATGCGAAATATATTTACAAGATTCGAAATTTTGTTCGCTATAGTGAAATTTCCTCACGAGCATTATTGATGTTTGGTGGTTGGTTGCCTCCTGTTTGGCTTGTAGGAACTGGCTTATTGGGGCTGTCTAAAATCGTCGAAAATATGGAACTTGGACACAATGTCATGCATGGTCAATTCGATTGGCTGAATGACCCAAGTTTAAATGGTGCAAACTACGATTGGGATACCATTTCAACGGGAGATGATTGGAAACATACCCATAATTATGTGCATCATACTTATACCAATATCGTCGGCAAAGACCATGATGTCGGTTATGGTTTGCTCCGTGTCAGTCCAGACCAAAAATGGGAACCACGGTTCTTGATGAATATCCCATTGGCGATTCAGTTGATGGTATTTTTTGAATGGTATGTGGGTGTACAAAATCTGCATTTGGAAGATGTGCTGGTGTATAAAACCAAAACTTGGAAACAAGTATGGAAAGATGCTGAGAAGTTTCGTAAAAAAGCCCGTCGTCAAGTGTTAAAGGACTATGTATTTTTTCCTTTAATTGCTGGTCCAAATGCTTTACCAGTATTTGCGGGTAATGTAGTGGCCAATATTATTCGTAATTTGTGGTCATCTGCAGTAATTTTTAATGGTCATTTCACAGAAGATGCAGAAACTTTTGAAGCGGACAATACGGAAAATGAAACGCGAGCTGAGTGGTATTTACGCCAAAT contains these protein-coding regions:
- a CDS encoding YciK family oxidoreductase; the encoded protein is MNYSEYQPRPDLLKDKIILITGAGDGIGRAAAMSYALHGATVVLHGRTINKLEVIYDEIESLGAPQPAILPLQLSTATSHDYELLFDTLAQQFGRLDGILHNAGILGERTELAHYPIEEWDDVMAVNLRAPFVLTQELLPLLQKSDNASVVFASSGVGREARAKWGAYSVSKIAIEAVSQIFAKENVHPNIRFNCINPGATRTAMRAKAYPEEDPKTLATPEQIMPAYLYLMGEDSIGLNGQSIDAQG
- the dnaJ gene encoding molecular chaperone DnaJ, translating into MAKRDYYEVLGVSKSASDDEIKKAYRKLAMKYHPDRNPDNAEAEEKFKEASEAYEVLSDGEKRSMYDRMGHSAFEGGMGGGGGFGGGFSAEDIFSQFGDIFGGAFGGGGRSQQRQRRGSDLRYVMELTLEEAVKGVKKTITFTAPAPCETCNGKGSKNPNDVETCKTCHGAGQVRMQQGFFSVQQTCSTCRGQGKIIKNPCNTCHGTGVKDRQQTLEVTIPAGVDNGDRVRLTGKGEAIRDGQSGDLYVEVNVREHEIFQRDGADLYMDVPISIADAALGKEIEIPTLDGRVSLKVPEGTQTGKMFRLRGKGVKPVRTSMQGDLLCRVVVETPVHLTSRQRELLKELQDSLDGEDSKSSPKKKSFFDRLFD
- a CDS encoding FMN-binding negative transcriptional regulator; its protein translation is MYIPHDFQEVRTEEIANLIKNYPLACIVANTAKGLIATHVPLIMKSNHVLVGHIAMVNDMKTLVSDAEEVLCIFKGEDAYISANDYPSKFEDHKKVPTWNYQVVHIYGNISYFTDTKSKLAAIGMLTKISEQQVNGDSGWKMSDAPREYLMEQLNHLIVFEINISKIQAQSKLSQNREQKDFDSVVKNLQNRDKKILLKAC
- a CDS encoding HAD family hydrolase, with the translated sequence MKAVLFDLDGTLIDTAQDFIRIIQNMCREENRDVVDAALIRTQVSEGARAMVKLVYPELDVNDPVFLAHRQRFLDIYGANIAVDTDLFDGMYPLLEALESHQIPWGIVTNKPRWLSEALLKALNLTERCAVLVCPEDVSKTKPDPEPMYLAAQQIHVNAKDCIYVGDHPRDIDAGRNANMYTILAAYGYLPLEHKDDLTAWHADCIVNTVQELHKVVSQLVNIT
- a CDS encoding efflux RND transporter periplasmic adaptor subunit; this encodes MSSSKIFMTSIVIVLISTLSACHQKPATEEQVPFVMVTQPQSKQNQLKSYAGEVQARQQATLAFRVTGHITKRYVEVGDRVTEGQLLAELDVKDAQLQLNVSKAQLENARSAAKNAEQELNRYKDLLPINAVSRSQYDVVDNQYKAAISALKQAQANYNVSLNQTHYNQLRATKNGVITQRDIEIGQVVAAGQAAYQLAIDGDREVVIGVPEQAVSKMQVGQAAWVTLWSAPEQRFAATVREISPATDQSRTFRVKVALKEGQSQIQLGQSARVYFSENQDNVISVPLASISAKQNQAYAWVVKPDHTLHKVDVKLGAYGRDSVSVISGLNASNWVVVGGVHLLREGQKINPIDRDNRAVNIQSGAK
- a CDS encoding efflux RND transporter permease subunit, which encodes MNFNLSEWALNNKGLILYFMILMGIVGLYSYAKLSQSEDPPFSFKVMVVQTYWPGATAEEVSLQVTDRIEKELMSTGLYERVVAYSRPGESMVTFIAKDSLKSHDLPNVWYQVRKKVNDIKHKLPSGVQGPFFNDEFGDTFGNIYVLTGQDFDYGILKEYADRLQLQLQRVKDVGKVDLVGLQDQKIWIELSNTKAAQLGIPISSIQDALHKQNAIASAGFFETPSDRIQIRVSGALSDVDELKKMPLLVGNKTIQLGDVAEVYRGFSEPAQPRMRFMGENGIGIAVSMRKGGDIIALGKNLETEFTRLQKSLPVGMSLKKVSDQPVAVQRSIHEFIKVLAEAVIIVLLVSFFSLGFRTGLVVAFSIPLVLAMTFAGMNLFDVGLHKISLGALILALGLLVDDAIIAVEMMAIKMEQGYSRLKAAGYAWTSTAFPMLTGTLITAAGFLPIATAASSTGEYTRSIFQVVTIALVVSWFAAVLFVPYLGDKLLPDFNQTLQKAPWYQRLWARLRKQPEPTPVLHHQDGHHDPYQTKTYQKFRSVVNTCLTYRKTVIAATVGIFVLSILMFKLVPQQFFPPSNRAEILVDLKLEEGASLTATEQAVKQVEKFLSTQKGIDNYVVYVGTGSPRFYLPLDQQLPQASFAQFVVLASSLDDRDQIRKELGEKIKQLLPHVRTRVSLLENGPPVGYPIQFRVSGEDLHTVRQRAEVVAKAVSENPNTTNVHLDWGEPSKIISLEIDQDRARQMGVTSQDLANFLDSSVSGAVINQYREKRELIDIRLRGNQAERIDVASLESLAVPTAKGTTVPLAQIAQIQYRFEDGLIWHRNRLPTITVRADIRTQLQPATVVGELSEKIEKIRAELPSGYLVEVGGTVEESARGQKSVNAGMPLFLAVVFTLLMIQLKSISRSVIVFLTAPLGLIGVVLFLLIFNKPFGFVAMLGTIALSGMIMRNSLILIDQIEQDIRAGQATWDAILDATVRRARPIILTAMAAVLAMIPLSRSIFFGPMAVAIMGGLIIATLLTLFFLPALYAAWFKVQKETKRT
- the ubiG gene encoding bifunctional 2-polyprenyl-6-hydroxyphenol methylase/3-demethylubiquinol 3-O-methyltransferase UbiG — encoded protein: MSQLNVDPQEIAKFEALAAIWWDQHSEFRPLHQINPLRLNWIDEHSGGLTGKKILDVGCGGGILAESMARRGAEVLGIDMGAAPLNVARLHAEQENVTNIEYRQVPVEQLAEEQAGQYDIVTCMEMLEHVPDPASIIQACQKLVKPNGHVFFSTINRNPKSYLFAIIGAEYVLRLLKKGTHDYHKFIKPSELAHDIRSAGLKLKDMTGLHYNPLTKHYWLAPNVDVNYMVYTQNETPETAE